In a genomic window of Streptomyces koelreuteriae:
- a CDS encoding ABC transporter ATP-binding protein, producing MATTSAPAPDRSAVRSLLRLWPYVRPARARLFSAAFVAIVASSTGLVIPLVLKWLVDGPVADRDPAGVWLGALFLLLLGFAEALLFGLRRWLVARPLAHVEASMRADLYRHLQRLPVSFHDRWASGQLLSRGIADLGLVRMFLAFPLTFLLVNGVTIVIGVIIMLLQDWTLGLVILGPAVPVMVTCVVFEKRYAEVARRAQDQVGDLTTVVEESVLGIRVIKGFGRHRSQARAFRDLSGKLRGTELRKARLLATIWGVIVTLPEMAIGAALVVGVVQVADGGLSAGTLVAFLSTALALRWPVESIGFLLAMSQEAATATERYFEVMDEEVEEPGAAGSPASLPGGGARDSASPPEDRAPVVAGTSASLPAGPARDSAFLRENPAHDSASLSEDRARDSASRGADAPARAASVVRPPAARAGLRFHGVTFRYPDAPADSPPVLQHIDLHVRPGESMALVGATGSGKTTLTALIPRLYEVTSGRITLDGVGVTELSRDALRAKVAVAFEEPTLFSAAVGDNVLMGADGTAGTAELERALAVAQADFVHALPQGTDTQVGEQGLSLSGGQRQRLALARAVVGRPEFLVLDDPLSALDVHTEAAVEAALRDVLADTTALIVAHRPSTVLLADRVALLSGGRIAAVGTHQELLRTNAEYAHLMSGEEEGAR from the coding sequence ATGGCCACGACATCCGCCCCCGCCCCCGACCGTTCTGCCGTGCGCTCCCTGTTGCGCCTGTGGCCGTACGTGCGGCCCGCGCGGGCACGGCTGTTCAGCGCCGCGTTCGTGGCGATAGTCGCCTCCAGCACGGGCCTGGTGATCCCGCTCGTCCTGAAGTGGCTGGTGGACGGGCCGGTCGCCGACCGGGACCCGGCCGGGGTGTGGCTCGGGGCGCTGTTCCTGCTGCTGCTCGGCTTCGCGGAGGCCCTGCTGTTCGGGCTGCGGCGCTGGCTGGTGGCCCGGCCGCTGGCCCATGTCGAGGCGTCGATGCGGGCGGATCTGTACCGGCACCTGCAGCGGCTGCCGGTGTCCTTCCACGACCGCTGGGCCTCCGGGCAGTTGCTGTCGCGGGGGATCGCGGACCTGGGCCTCGTCCGTATGTTCCTCGCCTTCCCGCTGACGTTCCTGCTGGTCAACGGGGTGACGATAGTGATCGGCGTGATCATCATGCTGCTCCAGGACTGGACGCTGGGGCTGGTGATCCTCGGGCCCGCCGTGCCCGTGATGGTGACCTGCGTGGTCTTCGAGAAGCGGTACGCCGAGGTGGCGCGGCGCGCGCAGGACCAGGTCGGCGATCTGACGACGGTCGTCGAGGAGAGCGTGCTCGGCATCCGCGTCATCAAGGGGTTCGGCCGCCACCGGAGCCAGGCGCGGGCGTTCCGGGACCTGTCGGGGAAGCTGCGCGGCACGGAACTGCGCAAGGCGCGGCTGCTGGCGACGATCTGGGGCGTCATCGTGACGCTGCCCGAGATGGCGATCGGCGCGGCGCTGGTCGTGGGCGTCGTACAGGTCGCCGACGGCGGCTTGTCGGCGGGCACGCTGGTGGCGTTCCTGTCGACGGCACTGGCCCTGCGGTGGCCGGTGGAGTCGATCGGCTTCCTGCTGGCGATGAGCCAGGAGGCGGCGACGGCGACGGAGCGGTATTTCGAGGTGATGGACGAGGAGGTGGAGGAGCCGGGAGCGGCTGGAAGTCCGGCGTCGCTGCCGGGAGGCGGGGCGCGTGACTCGGCGTCGCCGCCGGAGGACCGGGCGCCGGTGGTGGCCGGGACCTCGGCGTCCCTTCCCGCGGGCCCGGCACGCGACTCGGCGTTCCTACGGGAGAACCCGGCGCACGACTCGGCGTCCCTGTCGGAGGACCGGGCACGTGACTCGGCGTCACGAGGTGCCGACGCGCCCGCGCGGGCCGCATCGGTGGTGCGGCCGCCCGCGGCTCGGGCGGGCTTGCGCTTTCACGGCGTCACCTTCCGCTACCCCGACGCCCCCGCCGACTCCCCGCCCGTCCTCCAGCACATCGACCTGCACGTCCGCCCCGGCGAATCGATGGCCCTGGTCGGCGCCACCGGCAGTGGCAAGACGACCCTCACCGCGCTCATCCCGCGTCTCTACGAGGTGACCTCGGGCCGCATCACCCTCGACGGCGTCGGCGTCACCGAGCTGTCGAGGGACGCGCTGCGCGCCAAGGTGGCCGTCGCGTTCGAGGAGCCCACGCTCTTCTCGGCAGCGGTGGGCGACAACGTTCTCATGGGGGCCGACGGCACGGCCGGGACGGCGGAGCTGGAGCGCGCCCTCGCCGTCGCCCAGGCCGACTTCGTGCACGCGCTGCCGCAGGGGACGGACACCCAGGTCGGCGAGCAGGGCCTCAGCCTCTCCGGCGGGCAGCGGCAGCGTCTCGCGCTGGCCAGGGCCGTCGTCGGCCGGCCGGAGTTCCTCGTCCTGGACGATCCGCTGTCGGCGCTGGACGTGCACACCGAGGCCGCCGTGGAGGCCGCCCTGCGGGACGTCCTCGCGGACACGACCGCCCTGATCGTGGCACACCGCCCGTCCACCGTGCTGCTCGCCGACCGGGTCGCGCTGCTGTCCGGCGGCCGGATCGCCGCGGTCGGCACCCACCAGGAACTGCTGCGGACGAACGCGGAGTACGCGCACCTGATGTCAGGGGAAGAGGAGGGCGCACGATGA
- a CDS encoding ABC transporter ATP-binding protein, producing the protein MSVIEVTDLRKAYAGRPAVDGVSFAVEEGEIFGILGPNGAGKTTTVECVEGLRVPDSGRVRVTGLDPVADHERVAQVLGAQLQESRLQPKLTVREALELYSAFYPRPVDWRPLAERLGLEEKLTTRFAKLSGGQKQRLFIALALIGDPRVVVLDELTTGLDPRARRATWQLIEDVRAGGVTVLLVTHFMEEAQRLCDRIAVIDKGRVAALDTPSGLIRRSAGATVISFTPSTPLDDRELNTLPALVAVENKDGRITLSGTDDTVNAVLSLLARHHITARQLRVTDATLDDAFLDLTEASA; encoded by the coding sequence ATGTCCGTCATCGAAGTCACCGATCTGCGCAAGGCCTATGCCGGCCGCCCGGCCGTGGACGGCGTCTCCTTCGCCGTCGAGGAGGGCGAGATCTTCGGGATCCTCGGCCCGAACGGCGCCGGCAAGACCACCACCGTGGAGTGCGTCGAGGGCCTGCGTGTCCCCGACTCCGGCCGGGTCCGCGTCACCGGCCTCGACCCGGTCGCCGACCACGAGCGCGTCGCCCAGGTCCTGGGCGCCCAGCTCCAGGAGAGCCGGCTCCAGCCCAAACTCACCGTCCGAGAGGCGCTGGAGCTCTACAGCGCGTTCTATCCGCGCCCCGTCGACTGGCGCCCGCTGGCCGAACGCCTCGGCCTGGAGGAGAAGCTGACCACCCGCTTCGCCAAGCTGTCGGGCGGTCAGAAGCAGCGCCTGTTCATCGCGCTCGCCCTGATCGGCGACCCCCGGGTCGTCGTCCTGGACGAGCTCACCACCGGCCTCGACCCACGCGCCCGCCGCGCCACCTGGCAGCTCATCGAGGACGTCCGCGCCGGGGGCGTCACGGTCCTGCTCGTCACGCACTTCATGGAGGAGGCACAGCGGCTCTGCGACCGGATCGCCGTGATCGACAAGGGCCGGGTCGCCGCCCTCGACACCCCCTCCGGGCTGATCCGCCGCTCGGCGGGCGCCACCGTCATCAGCTTCACCCCGTCCACGCCCCTGGACGACCGTGAGCTGAACACGCTCCCCGCCCTGGTCGCCGTCGAGAACAAGGACGGCCGGATCACGCTGTCCGGCACGGACGACACGGTCAACGCCGTGCTGTCGCTGCTCGCCCGCCACCACATCACCGCCCGCCAACTCCGCGTCACCGACGCCACGCTGGACGACGCGTTCCTGGACCTCACGGAGGCCTCCGCATGA
- a CDS encoding response regulator: MTDAAAITLLVVDDHPVVRDGLRGMFESAPGFGVLGEASNGVEAVALAAALDPDVILMDLRMPGGGGVDAIRELTRTGARAKILVLTTYDTDSDTLPAIEAGATGYLLKDAPRDELFAAVRAAAEGRTVLSPAVASRLVSAVRTPRTPGNDTLSVREREVLALVAKGTSNREIARELFVSEATVKTHLTHLYAKLGVKDRAAAVATAYERGILG; encoded by the coding sequence ATGACTGACGCCGCCGCGATCACCCTGCTCGTCGTCGACGACCACCCCGTCGTACGGGACGGCCTGCGCGGCATGTTCGAGTCCGCGCCGGGCTTCGGCGTGCTGGGGGAGGCGTCGAACGGCGTCGAGGCGGTCGCGCTCGCCGCCGCCCTGGACCCGGACGTGATCCTGATGGACCTGCGCATGCCGGGCGGCGGGGGAGTGGACGCCATCCGCGAGCTGACCCGCACCGGCGCCCGCGCCAAGATCCTCGTCCTCACCACGTACGACACCGACTCCGACACCCTCCCCGCGATAGAGGCGGGCGCGACGGGCTACCTCCTGAAGGACGCCCCGAGGGACGAACTGTTCGCGGCGGTCCGCGCGGCGGCGGAAGGCCGGACCGTCCTCTCCCCGGCCGTGGCCTCCCGCCTGGTCTCCGCGGTCCGCACGCCCCGCACCCCCGGCAACGACACCCTCTCCGTCCGCGAGCGCGAGGTCCTGGCCCTCGTCGCCAAGGGCACCTCCAACCGCGAGATCGCCCGCGAACTGTTCGTCAGCGAGGCCACGGTCAAGACCCACCTCACGCACCTCTACGCCAAGCTGGGCGTGAAGGACCGTGCGGCGGCGGTGGCCACGGCGTACGAGCGAGGCATCCTGGGCTAG
- the glgX gene encoding glycogen debranching protein GlgX encodes MSSAAEQEAVAGHQATGNGRQAAAANGVRRPAPPPMVSAWPGAATPLGARFRVGPDGVAGTNFALWAGGAEGVELCLFDEAGKESRARLTELTHEIWHGFVPGVLPGRRYGYRVHGRWDPWTGARWNPAKLLLDPYARAVDGDFGLPPEVYGHVRDWPQQHVADTVRDDRDSAPYVPKGVVVHDDDDWSDDRRPKTPWADSVIYELHVKGFTALHPGIPEELRGTYAGLAHPAAIEHLVRLGVTAVELLPVHQFAHEDHLLRRGLGNYWGYNSIGYFAPHAAYAASGTRGEQVGEFKRMVRALHAAGIEVILDVVYNHTAEAGELGPTLSLKGIDNRGYYRLQNDPRRYADYTGCGNTLHVVQPQVLRLITDSLRYWVTEMGVDGFRFDLAAALARSMHDVDMLSPFLAVIAQDPVLRRVKLIAEPWDVGSGGYQVGAFPPLWTEWNDRYRDAVRDFWRHALPDVREMGYRLSGSSDLYAWGGRRPYASVNFVTAHDGFTLRDLVSYERKHNEANGEGNRDGTNDNRAWNCGAEGETEDEGVRALRRRQLRNLLTTLLLSTGVPMLVAGDELGRTQRGNNNAYCQDNEISWVDWGLLEDPGWHALFELTSRLIALRHRHPVLRRRAFFSGRAQTADGLRDLAWFTSRGTEMTEQDWYAPAATLGMYLSGRDIPGRDERGAQILDDSFLAVLHAGEGPVSFELPGPPWAERYEVVVDTSLEEQGEAPGVEHRAGAEITMPGRAVLLLRVAG; translated from the coding sequence GTGTCCAGCGCAGCCGAGCAGGAGGCGGTGGCCGGCCATCAGGCCACCGGGAACGGGCGCCAGGCCGCCGCCGCGAACGGCGTACGGCGGCCCGCGCCGCCGCCCATGGTGTCCGCCTGGCCGGGTGCGGCGACGCCGCTGGGCGCCCGGTTCCGGGTCGGCCCGGACGGGGTGGCGGGGACCAACTTCGCGTTGTGGGCGGGCGGGGCGGAGGGGGTGGAGCTGTGCCTCTTCGACGAGGCGGGCAAGGAGTCGCGGGCCCGGCTGACCGAGCTGACCCACGAGATCTGGCACGGCTTCGTCCCCGGCGTGCTGCCCGGCCGGCGCTACGGCTACCGGGTGCACGGCCGCTGGGACCCGTGGACCGGAGCCCGCTGGAACCCGGCGAAGCTGCTGCTCGACCCGTACGCCCGCGCGGTGGACGGAGACTTCGGCCTGCCGCCGGAGGTGTACGGGCATGTGCGCGACTGGCCGCAGCAGCATGTCGCCGACACCGTGCGCGACGACCGGGACTCGGCGCCGTACGTCCCCAAGGGTGTCGTCGTCCACGATGACGACGACTGGTCCGACGACCGCCGCCCGAAGACGCCGTGGGCGGACTCGGTGATCTACGAGCTGCACGTCAAGGGCTTCACCGCGCTGCACCCGGGCATCCCCGAGGAGCTGCGCGGCACCTACGCCGGGCTCGCGCACCCGGCCGCGATCGAGCACCTGGTGAGGCTGGGCGTGACGGCGGTGGAGCTGCTGCCGGTGCACCAGTTCGCGCACGAGGACCATCTGCTGCGCAGAGGCCTCGGCAACTACTGGGGCTACAACTCCATCGGCTACTTCGCCCCGCACGCGGCCTACGCGGCCTCCGGGACGAGGGGTGAGCAGGTCGGCGAGTTCAAGCGCATGGTGCGCGCCCTGCACGCGGCCGGGATCGAGGTCATCCTCGACGTGGTCTACAACCACACGGCGGAGGCGGGCGAACTCGGCCCGACGCTGTCCCTGAAGGGCATCGACAACCGCGGCTACTACCGGCTCCAGAACGATCCGCGCCGCTACGCCGACTACACCGGCTGCGGCAACACCCTGCACGTGGTCCAGCCGCAGGTGCTGCGCCTGATCACGGACTCGCTGCGGTACTGGGTGACGGAGATGGGCGTGGACGGCTTCCGCTTCGACCTGGCGGCGGCGCTGGCCCGCTCGATGCACGACGTCGACATGCTCTCCCCGTTCCTCGCGGTCATCGCCCAGGACCCGGTGCTGCGCCGGGTGAAGCTGATCGCCGAGCCGTGGGACGTGGGGTCGGGCGGCTACCAGGTGGGGGCGTTCCCGCCGCTGTGGACGGAGTGGAACGACCGCTACCGCGACGCCGTACGGGACTTCTGGCGGCACGCGCTGCCCGACGTACGGGAGATGGGCTACCGGCTGTCGGGCTCCAGCGATCTGTACGCCTGGGGCGGGCGCCGGCCGTACGCGTCCGTCAACTTCGTGACGGCGCACGACGGCTTCACCCTGCGCGACCTGGTGAGTTACGAGCGCAAGCACAACGAGGCCAACGGCGAGGGCAATCGCGACGGCACGAACGACAACCGGGCCTGGAACTGCGGCGCCGAGGGCGAGACCGAGGACGAGGGGGTCAGGGCGCTGCGGCGCCGGCAGCTGCGGAACCTGCTGACCACGCTGCTGCTGTCGACGGGCGTGCCGATGCTGGTCGCGGGCGACGAACTGGGCCGCACCCAGCGCGGCAACAACAACGCCTACTGCCAGGACAACGAGATCAGCTGGGTGGACTGGGGGCTGCTGGAGGATCCCGGTTGGCATGCCCTGTTCGAGCTGACCTCCCGGCTGATCGCGCTGCGCCACCGGCACCCGGTGCTCCGCCGCCGGGCGTTCTTCTCGGGCCGGGCGCAGACCGCGGACGGGCTGCGCGACCTGGCCTGGTTCACGTCCCGGGGCACGGAGATGACGGAGCAGGACTGGTACGCGCCCGCCGCCACGCTGGGGATGTATCTGTCCGGCCGGGACATCCCGGGCCGGGACGAGCGCGGGGCGCAGATCCTCGACGACAGTTTCCTCGCCGTGCTGCACGCGGGCGAGGGACCGGTGAGTTTCGAACTGCCGGGGCCGCCCTGGGCGGAGCGGTACGAGGTCGTCGTCGACACGAGCCTGGAGGAGCAGGGGGAGGCACCGGGCGTGGAGCACCGGGCGGGGGCGGAGATCACGATGCCGGGGCGGGCGGTGCTGCTGCTGCGGGTGGCGGGCTGA
- a CDS encoding sulfatase family protein codes for MPEISRRALGALVGGGAVGAVAGTATGAEAVPAERPFRARPGAASGRRPNVLVILGDDLGWADLSSYGAPHIRTPNLDRLARQGVRFTDAYSGSSTCSPTRFSLYTGRYPGRTKGGLAEPMADRSQGLDPHHPTLASLLKKAGYATALIGKWHCGWLPDFSPTKSGWDEFFGNHGGVLEYFSKLGQLGDHDLYEGDAEYKDLRYYTTVLTERAVEYVGRDHDRPWLLNLNFTTPHWPWLAEGDEETGAEIAAKIRAATSQAEVSKALNHYDGGSVEKYTQMVQSLDAAVGEVLAALRRSGQEENTVVLFASDNGGERWSYLWPLSGQKFSLQEGGIRVPTILRWPARIDGRQVSHEPNFSPDWTATLLELAGARPDPAYPLDGTSLAGYLLRGERLPERDLFWRTRGNRALRRGDWKYYRDAKGTDHLYDLATDSREQADLAPDEPELLTELKAAWEQTAAGLLPYPG; via the coding sequence ATGCCCGAGATATCCCGTCGTGCCCTCGGTGCCCTCGTCGGTGGTGGTGCCGTGGGCGCCGTCGCCGGTACGGCCACCGGCGCCGAAGCCGTGCCCGCCGAGCGGCCGTTCCGGGCCCGCCCCGGTGCCGCCTCCGGCCGTCGCCCCAACGTCCTCGTCATCCTGGGCGACGACCTCGGCTGGGCCGACCTGTCCTCCTACGGCGCCCCGCACATCAGGACGCCGAACCTGGACCGGCTGGCCCGCCAGGGCGTGCGGTTCACCGACGCCTACTCCGGCTCCTCGACCTGCTCCCCGACCCGGTTCAGCCTCTACACCGGGCGCTATCCGGGCCGTACCAAAGGCGGGCTCGCCGAGCCGATGGCCGACCGTTCGCAGGGCCTGGACCCCCACCACCCCACCCTCGCCTCCCTGCTGAAGAAGGCGGGCTACGCCACCGCCCTCATCGGCAAGTGGCACTGCGGCTGGCTGCCCGACTTCAGCCCCACCAAGTCGGGCTGGGACGAGTTCTTCGGCAATCACGGGGGCGTGCTGGAGTACTTCTCCAAGCTCGGCCAGCTCGGCGACCACGACCTCTACGAGGGGGACGCCGAGTACAAGGATCTGCGGTACTACACGACGGTGCTGACCGAGCGGGCCGTCGAGTACGTCGGCCGGGACCATGACCGGCCCTGGTTGCTCAACCTCAACTTCACCACCCCGCACTGGCCCTGGCTCGCCGAGGGCGACGAGGAGACCGGTGCCGAGATCGCGGCGAAGATCCGGGCGGCGACGTCCCAGGCCGAGGTCAGCAAGGCCCTGAACCACTACGACGGCGGCTCGGTCGAGAAGTACACGCAGATGGTTCAGAGCCTGGACGCGGCCGTCGGCGAGGTGCTCGCCGCCCTGCGCCGCTCGGGCCAGGAGGAGAACACCGTCGTGCTGTTCGCCAGCGACAACGGCGGCGAACGCTGGTCGTATCTGTGGCCTCTCAGCGGCCAGAAGTTCTCCCTCCAGGAGGGCGGCATCCGGGTGCCCACGATCCTGCGCTGGCCCGCCCGGATCGACGGCCGCCAGGTCAGCCACGAGCCGAACTTCTCCCCCGACTGGACCGCGACCCTGCTGGAGCTGGCCGGTGCCCGGCCCGACCCGGCGTATCCGCTGGACGGCACGAGCCTCGCCGGCTACCTGCTGCGCGGCGAACGGCTGCCCGAGCGGGACCTGTTCTGGCGGACGCGCGGCAACCGGGCCCTGAGGCGCGGCGACTGGAAGTACTACCGGGACGCCAAGGGCACCGACCACCTGTACGACCTGGCCACCGACTCCCGCGAACAGGCCGACCTCGCCCCCGACGAGCCGGAGTTGCTCACCGAGCTGAAGGCGGCCTGGGAGCAGACCGCGGCGGGGCTGCTGCCGTACCCGGGCTAG
- a CDS encoding sensor histidine kinase — MTDVAGVEQRWAAYFRWGPYGMLAAGTVLCVATVDAVGMTGRERYATVVLVGAAVALQVWWGRWSRGRPLAPSVPGACYYFVRWALAFALSWFNPFFAFYAAAGFVGPDRLLRGRPLRLGLLATAVTIAGSQSGGMPLHGPLNWAVFGALLCVHIALLIVFGQLAAREEERTRIQTASITELERTNAALQQALDENAALHAQLLVQAREAGVADERRRLAAEIHDTIAQGLTGIIAQLQVVANAPDLAVARTHLERASDLARHSLGEARRSVHNLAPVALADAGLPEALKKTVAEWGERTGVRAEFTVTGTDERLHEEIAATLLRIVQEALSNTARHAAAGRVGVTLSFVGDEVILDIRDDGRGFDPLTVPERDRAGGFGLDGMRARAERVAGSLTVESEPGHGTAVSARVPLVRHD, encoded by the coding sequence ATGACGGACGTGGCGGGTGTGGAGCAGCGGTGGGCGGCGTACTTCCGCTGGGGGCCGTACGGGATGCTCGCGGCGGGCACCGTGCTCTGCGTGGCCACGGTCGACGCGGTCGGCATGACCGGGCGGGAGCGGTACGCCACCGTCGTCCTGGTCGGCGCCGCCGTGGCCCTCCAAGTCTGGTGGGGGCGCTGGTCCCGCGGCCGGCCCCTGGCCCCGTCGGTGCCGGGCGCCTGCTACTACTTCGTGCGCTGGGCGCTGGCCTTCGCGCTGAGCTGGTTCAACCCGTTCTTCGCCTTCTACGCCGCCGCCGGATTCGTCGGCCCCGACCGGCTGCTGCGGGGGCGCCCGCTCAGACTCGGGCTGCTGGCGACCGCGGTGACCATCGCGGGGTCGCAGTCCGGCGGCATGCCCCTGCACGGGCCGCTGAACTGGGCGGTGTTCGGCGCGCTGCTCTGCGTCCACATCGCGCTGCTGATCGTCTTCGGGCAGCTCGCCGCGCGCGAGGAGGAACGCACCCGGATCCAGACCGCCAGCATCACCGAACTGGAACGCACCAACGCGGCCCTGCAGCAGGCCCTCGACGAGAACGCCGCCCTGCACGCCCAGCTCCTGGTGCAGGCCCGGGAGGCCGGCGTCGCCGACGAGCGCCGGAGGCTCGCCGCCGAGATCCACGACACCATCGCCCAGGGGCTGACCGGCATCATCGCCCAGCTCCAGGTCGTCGCGAACGCCCCCGACCTGGCCGTGGCCCGCACCCACCTCGAACGCGCCTCGGACCTGGCCCGGCACAGCCTCGGCGAGGCCCGCCGCTCCGTGCACAACCTCGCCCCCGTGGCACTGGCCGACGCCGGACTGCCCGAAGCCCTGAAGAAGACGGTCGCCGAATGGGGCGAACGGACCGGAGTGCGCGCCGAGTTCACGGTCACCGGCACCGACGAGCGACTCCACGAGGAGATCGCGGCCACGCTCCTGCGGATCGTCCAGGAGGCCCTCTCCAACACCGCCCGGCACGCCGCCGCAGGCCGGGTCGGTGTCACCCTGTCCTTCGTCGGTGACGAGGTCATCCTCGACATCCGTGACGACGGCCGCGGCTTCGACCCGCTCACCGTCCCCGAACGCGACCGGGCCGGCGGCTTCGGCCTCGACGGTATGCGCGCCCGCGCCGAACGCGTCGCCGGGTCCCTCACCGTCGAGTCGGAGCCGGGCCACGGTACGGCCGTCTCCGCTCGCGTACCGTTGGTCCGCCATGACTGA
- a CDS encoding ABC transporter permease, with product MSTALINPAVLRSEFRLFRREPGSLFWILLFPALLLGVLGSVPSFREAQDGLGGLRIVDVYVPVCVLVALIMAGVQAMPPTLTGYRENGILRRLSTTPVRPSALLAAQMLVNGVAALASALLTLLVGRLAWDVTLPEQPVGYLLALLLAVLAAISLGAVISARARTTKIATAIGTAVFFPMMFCAGVWVPVQAMPDLLGRIVQCTPFGAAARALDQAAAGDWPGWGHLAVLAAWTAVLSASAARWFRWE from the coding sequence ATGAGCACGGCCCTCATCAACCCCGCTGTGCTGCGCAGCGAGTTCCGGCTCTTCCGGCGCGAGCCGGGCAGCCTCTTCTGGATCCTGCTGTTCCCGGCCCTGCTGCTGGGCGTCCTCGGTTCCGTGCCGTCGTTCCGCGAGGCGCAGGACGGGCTCGGCGGGCTGCGGATCGTCGACGTCTACGTGCCCGTCTGCGTCCTGGTCGCCCTCATCATGGCCGGAGTGCAGGCGATGCCGCCCACCCTCACCGGCTACCGCGAGAACGGCATCCTGCGCCGGCTCTCCACCACTCCCGTCCGGCCCTCGGCCCTGCTGGCCGCCCAGATGCTGGTGAACGGCGTGGCGGCCCTGGCCTCCGCGCTGCTCACACTCCTCGTCGGACGGCTCGCCTGGGACGTGACGCTGCCCGAACAGCCCGTCGGGTACCTGCTCGCGCTGCTCCTCGCCGTGCTCGCCGCCATCTCGCTGGGCGCGGTGATCTCGGCACGGGCCCGCACGACGAAGATCGCGACCGCGATCGGGACGGCCGTGTTCTTCCCGATGATGTTCTGCGCCGGGGTCTGGGTGCCCGTGCAGGCCATGCCGGACCTGCTGGGCCGCATCGTCCAGTGCACCCCCTTCGGCGCCGCCGCACGGGCCCTGGACCAGGCCGCAGCGGGCGACTGGCCGGGCTGGGGCCATCTGGCCGTCCTCGCCGCCTGGACCGCGGTGCTCTCGGCGTCGGCCGCGCGCTGGTTCCGCTGGGAATGA